CAGGCCGGTGAGAGCGACGGCGGCGCGAGCAGCACGGGGAGCGGTCGCGCGGCGGTGACGGGGCGCTCGAGGCGCAGCACGGCGAGGTCGTGGGCGGGGCGCGTCCCGCTCCCTGCTGGTCCGGCTCCGCATGACGTGGGGCGATCGTAGGCGAGCGGGTGCACGGCGCATCGCGTGACCGCGACTCGCTCCCGCCCTCCGACCCAGACGGACCATGGGCTGCGCTCCTCCACGCAGTGCGCCGCGGTCAGCACCGCGTCGCGGGCGATCAGCGTCCCGGTGCACTCGCTGGAAACGAACACCACGGCCGCGTCCGAGCTCGCCTCGCCGAGCGGATGAGCGAGCCCGCTGCCCGCCAACGGATGCCCGCAAGCCGACAGGAGCGTGGCCGCGAGCGCGGCTGCGATCGAGGGCATGGCCGTGAGACGCGCGAGCGCCCTGGACGATCCGTCAGCCCTCGGGGGCGTGCAGGAAGTGCTCGCGAGCGCGGATGGTCGTCCAGCGGTCGAAGGCCTCGAGCACGTGAGGCTCCGCGTCGGCCAGCTTCTCGAAGAGGTAGTCCTGGATGCCCTTGTGGACCGCGCAGATGTTCGACTCGCGCATCCGACCGAAGACGCTGCCCTGCGTCTTGTGGTTGTGGGTGGTCTGGATGCCGCAGTACGGATTGTACGTGCACGACACGCAGTCGGGCTGGCTGTCCAGGTTCGACGCGATCACCATCGCGCGCACGGTCGGGTGGCCGACGATGTCCCGGTACTTCGACTCCGCGACGTGCCCGAGCCGGAAGGTCTGGTCCCCCTGCGCGGCCAGCATCCGGCCCTCGTCGCAGGTGTAGACGCTGCCGTCGTAGCTGTAGGCGAGCTGCCCGATGCCGGCCCCCGCGGGGCTGCGGATGTCGAGGAAGTTCGGGTCCTCGCCGCGCAGGATCTTGGTGAGGAAGATCGCGCCGAAGCGCTCGATCATCTGCACGCCCTGGCGGTTCTTCTCCAGGATGTAGTCCGTCGCGTTCCGATAGAAGTCGAGGTACGCCGCGCGCGGGTACTCGACCGTCTTCTTCGTCTTGCCCGCGAAGCCGAAGGGATCGATCGGCCGCAGGAAGAGCGCGCGGCAGCCGAGGTCGGCGTAGGTGTCGACGATCTCCTTCCAGCGCGGCAGCGCGGCGCGGGTCGTCGTGAGCAGGGCCTCCACGTGATAGAGCGTCGGGTCGAGCCCGCGGTCCGTGTAGGCCTGGTTGATCTTCGGGATCCAGTGCGAGACCGCGTCGTAGCTCGAGAGCGTCGGCAGCTTGCGCTGCTTGTCGTGCAGCTCCTTCGGCCCGTCGATGCTCGTGCAGATCTGGACCTTGTGGTCGAGGAGGAAGTCGAGCTTCTCGTCGTCCATCAGCGCCAGGTTGGTCACGAGGGTGAACTCGAGGGTCTTGCCGATCGCCTCGTTCTTCTCCTTGGCGTAGTGGACGATGTGCTTCAGCACCTCGAAGTTCACCAGCGGCTCGCCGCCCTGGAACTCGATGGTGATGCCCGGGCTGGTCGAGGAGAGCGCGAGGTCCACCGACTGCTCGGCGGTCTCCTTGGTCATGTCCGTGTGCGTCGCGTCCATGTCGGCCCGCGACGCGTGACAATACACGCACGTCTCGTTGCACCTCAGCGTGATCACCATCACGTGCAGATTCGGGCCGTAGCCGAGGAAGCTCTTGCGGCGGGCCAGCGCCTCGCGGGCTGCGGTCTCGTCCCAGCCCTGCCGCAGGAAATTCTTGTCGGCCAGCTCGGCCTTCAGGGGGCTGCCGTCCTCGAGCGCGCCGGTCGCGAAGCGGGTGAAGCCCTCGTCGCTCAGCACCATCCAGCGGCCCTCGAGGTTGGTGATCAGCGTCCGATCGGGGCCGATCCGTCGGAAGCGGAAGAACGCCTGGCTCGTGGTGTCGAGCTTCGGGCGGAGGTCCAGAAGCTGCATCTCAGGCGCCTCCCCGGCTGCGAATGGTCAGACCGAGCGCGAAGTTGCTCAGCTCGTCCGCCACCCGCCGCTCCCTCGCGGCGGTCCCCGACTCGACGCGGACCACCCAGTAGTCGTCCTCTTCGTCGCGAGACAGAGTGGCGTAGCGGTCGAAGGTCTTGATCGCCTCGTCGACCGACTCGCCGCGGTAGAGCGTGCGGTGGAAGCGCAGCTCCCTCACGCGCCCTCTCCTTCTGCCTCGGCACTGGCTGCCTCGGCACTGGCCGCTTCGGCACTGGCCGCCTCGCCCTGGGCGTCCTTCTTCTTGGCGTACTTCTCCTCCCAGCTCATCGCGATGCCGAGCGGGTCCTCGAACGCCTCCTCGGTGAAGTCGAAGTCCTCGAGATCGTCGAGCGAGGGCGGGCCCATCGCGCCGGAGATGGCCTGCATCGTCACCGACTCGATCTGCGCCCGGTTCTCCTGGGTGATCTGGTGACGCCAGGCGGCGCTGACCAGCTCGTTGGCGAGCTCCCCCACCATGGCGCGCAGCGCCTCGGCCGCGTCGTCCTCCCCGAGCTGCTTCGGCGTCAAGACGACACGCAGCGTCTTCGGATCCGGCCGATCGAGGAAGACGTAGCAGCGGTCGATGAAGACGTAGGCGGCTCCGTAGAGCGCCTCGAGGGGGTAGAGGCTCGCGTCCACGTCGAGGATGGCGCGCGAATCGTCGAGGTCGATCCGCGCCACGTCCTCGGGGATGCCTTCGATCGCGGTCGTGCTCATGCGCCCGAAGGAGTAGCACGAATGCTCACCCGCTCGCAGCGGTGCCCGTCGGGCAGATCGGCGAGGCGCGGACCCCCGAGGCGGGATAAGCTCACCCGATGCGCAGCTGCAGCTCGCTCGCGTGCCTCCTCCTGTTGGCCTGCCAGCCCGACGTGGGCGCCTCCCCCGCCGCCGTCGTCTACGGCGAGGACGGCCGCACCGAGCCATACGCCCACCCGTCCGCGGCCCTGCGCGCAGTGGCGAGGAGCGCGATCGCGATGAAGGTCGGCGCCCGCCACGTGGACGACAGCGCCCCCTCCGACGTGCGCATCACCTACACCCGGACCCTCAGCGAGGCGCAGGACCTCTGCGCGGGAGAGCCCTTCGAGGATCAGATCGAGCCGGGGACGTGCTCGGGCACGCTGATCGACGAGCGTCACCTGCTGACGGCGGGTCACTGCATGGACACGGCCCGCGACTGCGACGAGTCGGTCTGGGTCTTCGGCTTCGAGGTCGACGCGGCGGGCGCGATCGCGCCGCTCGAGCGGGACGACGTCTACGCCTGCGCGGGCGTCATCGCGTACTTCGACGACGGCGAGGTGGACCACGCGGTGGTGCGCCTCGATCGCCCGGTCGTCGGGCACACCCCGGTCGAGATCCGCCTCGAGCCGCGCGGCCTCTCGCCGGGCACGCCCATCGCGCTCATCGGACACCCCAACGGGCTCCCGATGAAGATCGACTCGGGCGGCGAGGTGACCTGGACGTCGGGGGATGGCCTCAGCGCGCGGGGCACGGTCGACGCGTTCAACGGCAACTCGGGCTCGGGCGTCTTCGACCACGACGGGCGCCTGGTCGCGCTGCTCCGGGGCGGAGAGACCGACTACGTCGACGCCGGCGGCTGCAACGTGGTGAACGTCATCGACCCACCGCCCGCGGACGACGGCGAGGGCCTGACCTACGTCCGGCCGGCGCTCGAGGCGTTCTGCGCGAGCCCTGGCGTCGTCTCGCCCCTCTGCGACTGCGGCGGCGAGCCGTGCGTCCCGGGGCTCGAGGGCGACGCGTGCGCCGACGCCTACGTCATCGAGCCCGTGTCCCAGACGCTGACGGGCACCTTGACGGGCTACGCGCCGCTGACGAGCGGGAGCTGCGGCGGCGCCGGACCGGACCGCGTCTTCTCGTTCACCCTAGGAGCAGAGACCGGGTTCGAGGCGCGGAGCGAGGGCTTCGACAGCGTGATGTACCTGCGCGCGGGCTGCGACGGCGCGGAGCTGGACTGCCACGACGACGTGGACCGCGACACCGACCGCGGCTCGCGGCTGAGCCGCGTGCTCGCGCCCGGGACCTACCACCTCTTCCTGGACGCCTACGACGGGGACGTCGGCCCCTACACGCTCACGCTGACCTTCGAGCGAGAGGCGGACCTCCCGGACGCCGGCCCCCCGGTGGTCGACGCGGGCACACCGTCCGAGCCGGACGCGGGCGCTCCGGTCGCGGACGCCGGCGGCTCACCTCCCGCGAGCGGAGGATGCCGCGCCTCGAGCGGCGGCGGCCGCGGCGAGCCCTGGCTCCTGGTCGCGCTCGCGCTGCTCTTCCTGCGACCGCGTAGAAGTTCCATCCCACGCGATTGAAGACAAAGTACGCAACCGTCCATGACGCGCACCGATGCGGGGCGTGTCATGTCGAAATCCGCCCTTCTTTCGCTCGCCGCGTGCCTCCTGCTGGCCTGCGGCTCCCGCAGCCAGCTCCACGTCCCACCCCCGAACGAAGCGAGCGTGGCCGGCCCTCGCTCCGCGCGCCTGGAGGCCCGCTTCACACATTCCTGTCACGCAGACGAGGACGGCCGCGTGCGCTGCTGGGGCCGGAACACCCGCGGCGCGCTGGGCCCCGGAGTGTCGATCGCCGAGACGCCGGTCGAGCTCCCCCTCGGTGGCTTCATCACCGCGGTCATCGTCGGGCAGTCCCACACCTGCGGCCTGCGAGACGACGGGGACGTAGTGTGCTTCGGGCAGGTCGGGACGGCGCTCGCGCTGGACGCGCCCCGCGTCGTGCTGCGCGGCGCGCTGGCCGTCGGGTCGAGCCTGCTCTCGGTCTGCGGCGTGATGGCCGACGGCGGCGTCGAGTGCGCGGGCATGGCGCCGACCGCCCCCGACGGCTGCGGGGCGCTCGAGGCCCACGCGGCGCGGCCCGTCGAGGGGCTGAGCGACGTGGTCGCGCTCGAGGGAGGTGACGCCCACATGTGCGCCCTCGACGCGCGCGGGGAGATCCGATGCTGGGGCTGCAACGCGGGCGGGCAGCTCGGGGACGGCACCTTCGAGCCGCGCTCGGCGGCCCGTCGGGTCGTCGGCTTGCCGCCCGCGACTGCCCTCTCGAGCGGCGACCGACACGTCTGCGCGCTCGACGCGCAGGGAGGCGCGTGGTGCTGGGGCGACTGGGATCTCGCGCCCACCCCGGTCCCCGTCGCGCTGGATCTTCCGCCGGCCCGCGCGGTGCTCGCGCGCGGCCCCGGCACGGTCTGCGCCGTGCTCGAGGGGGGCACGGGTCCCGACGATGGCACGGTTCGTTGCAACCTCCAGTTCCTCGACGAGCCGACGGCGGGCGAGTGTCTCTACGCCATCGAGCGCCCGGCGAGCACGGTCCCGGGGCTGACCGGCGTGCGGGGGCTGACCGGCCACGCGTACGGGCTCTGCGCCGAGACCGAAGACGGCGTGTCGTGCTGGGGCTGCAACCACCTGGGCACGGTCGGTGACGGCTCGTTCGCGCTCCGCGCGGCGCCGGTGTCGGTGCTCTGACGCGCGTCGCGGGTCAGCGGGCCAGGCGCAGGTCCTCGGCCCGGAGCCACACCTTCGCGCCCCGGTCCAGGATCACGCCGACCCGGATGCCGTCGCGCGCCGTGCTCGGGCCGATCCAGAAGACCTCGCCGCCCAGCGGGCGTGGCCCGTCGTCGGGCACCACGTGCACACGGGCCCCCACCTCAAGCTCTGTCACCGCGCTCGGCATCCCCGAAACAGCCCGTACCCTTCCCCGGAGGCGACGCCAGCCCGTGGCGCGACGTGATCGATCGTCGGCGTGAATTGGTGGAGAGGCCCGGCCCAGGCTCGCGCGCGTTCCAGGGTGTAATGTCCAGCGAATGGGACGGCTTCTCGCGGTGTGGCTCGCGCTCGCGTCGCTCGCGCCGAGCGCCGCGTCCGCGTGGTGTCAGAGCCTCTCGGTGACGCGCGCGACCGGGCGCTGCGACGCGCCGTGTCTCTCGCTGAGCGACTTCTCGGCGGAGGAGATCGCGGAGCGCCGCATCGCGCCGCTCGCGTGGCGTCAGCCCTGCATCCGCTGGACGCTGCACCCTCGTGGGACCGACGACCTGCCGCGGGACGCGGTCCAGCCCGTGATCGCGGGCGCGTTCTCCCGCTGGGAGAGCGTGGACTGCGGCGGGGCGCCGGTCGGCTTTCGTGTGGAGGAGCGCGAGGTCCCCGGGCTGCTCTGCGACTACGTGGACTTCGACCGCGATCGCCCGGACATGAACGTGATCCTCTTCGCCGAGGACTGGTCCGATCGGCGGCTCGACCCGCGCGCGTTCGCGCTGACGACCACCTGGTTCGACGTCCCGACGGGCGAGATCCTCGGCGCGGACATCGAGCTCAACGACGAGCGCCGCACCTGGGCCGTCTGCCCGGAGGACGGCTGCCGCGACGGCCGGATCGACCTCGAGAACGTCGTCGTGCACGAGCTGGGGCACTTCTTCGGCCTCGCGCACTCCCCCGATGACGCCCTCGCCACGATGTGGGCCTGCGCCGAGGCGGGGGAGACCTTCAAGCGCACGCTCGAGGCCGACGACCGCGAGGGCTGGTGCGCCATCTACGCGGGCGCCCTGGAGAGCACGTGCAGCCCGCCCCCCGCGGGCGAGCTCCCGCTCCGCTGCACCTTCGTCGGCGACGACTGCGCCGAGACCGAGCCCGCCGCGTGTGGGTACTGCGAGGACCTCGGGAGCGGTCCGGTCTGCACCATCCCGTGTGAGTCCGACCCCGACGTCTGTCCGGACGGCTTC
This window of the Sandaracinaceae bacterium genome carries:
- the hxsB gene encoding His-Xaa-Ser system radical SAM maturase HxsB — translated: MQLLDLRPKLDTTSQAFFRFRRIGPDRTLITNLEGRWMVLSDEGFTRFATGALEDGSPLKAELADKNFLRQGWDETAAREALARRKSFLGYGPNLHVMVITLRCNETCVYCHASRADMDATHTDMTKETAEQSVDLALSSTSPGITIEFQGGEPLVNFEVLKHIVHYAKEKNEAIGKTLEFTLVTNLALMDDEKLDFLLDHKVQICTSIDGPKELHDKQRKLPTLSSYDAVSHWIPKINQAYTDRGLDPTLYHVEALLTTTRAALPRWKEIVDTYADLGCRALFLRPIDPFGFAGKTKKTVEYPRAAYLDFYRNATDYILEKNRQGVQMIERFGAIFLTKILRGEDPNFLDIRSPAGAGIGQLAYSYDGSVYTCDEGRMLAAQGDQTFRLGHVAESKYRDIVGHPTVRAMVIASNLDSQPDCVSCTYNPYCGIQTTHNHKTQGSVFGRMRESNICAVHKGIQDYLFEKLADAEPHVLEAFDRWTTIRAREHFLHAPEG
- a CDS encoding HxsD-like protein; this encodes MRELRFHRTLYRGESVDEAIKTFDRYATLSRDEEDDYWVVRVESGTAARERRVADELSNFALGLTIRSRGGA
- a CDS encoding serine protease, with the protein product MRSCSSLACLLLLACQPDVGASPAAVVYGEDGRTEPYAHPSAALRAVARSAIAMKVGARHVDDSAPSDVRITYTRTLSEAQDLCAGEPFEDQIEPGTCSGTLIDERHLLTAGHCMDTARDCDESVWVFGFEVDAAGAIAPLERDDVYACAGVIAYFDDGEVDHAVVRLDRPVVGHTPVEIRLEPRGLSPGTPIALIGHPNGLPMKIDSGGEVTWTSGDGLSARGTVDAFNGNSGSGVFDHDGRLVALLRGGETDYVDAGGCNVVNVIDPPPADDGEGLTYVRPALEAFCASPGVVSPLCDCGGEPCVPGLEGDACADAYVIEPVSQTLTGTLTGYAPLTSGSCGGAGPDRVFSFTLGAETGFEARSEGFDSVMYLRAGCDGAELDCHDDVDRDTDRGSRLSRVLAPGTYHLFLDAYDGDVGPYTLTLTFEREADLPDAGPPVVDAGTPSEPDAGAPVADAGGSPPASGGCRASSGGGRGEPWLLVALALLFLRPRRSSIPRD
- a CDS encoding matrixin family metalloprotease translates to MGRLLAVWLALASLAPSAASAWCQSLSVTRATGRCDAPCLSLSDFSAEEIAERRIAPLAWRQPCIRWTLHPRGTDDLPRDAVQPVIAGAFSRWESVDCGGAPVGFRVEEREVPGLLCDYVDFDRDRPDMNVILFAEDWSDRRLDPRAFALTTTWFDVPTGEILGADIELNDERRTWAVCPEDGCRDGRIDLENVVVHELGHFFGLAHSPDDALATMWACAEAGETFKRTLEADDREGWCAIYAGALESTCSPPPAGELPLRCTFVGDDCAETEPAACGYCEDLGSGPVCTIPCESDPDVCPDGFACEPLGPGDAPRCVATGCGCRVTPRSPSASWAFALLALSALARRRRGSQRRR